TGTAATTCCACAAAATGTTAAGAGAGAAGAGTGTGATTACCCTTATCAATTTAACTATTGAAATTATAAGAATGATTTGATCTCATCTTATTCTTACATCCTTCAAAAAATTGTGTACTGTTTGTGAGATTATTTTacaaagagaaatgatatgtccacaacattttcacaatatttttacaacaaatcctaaatggtAAATTGTtgctggttgttattattggggtaaaaaagtaattttcgtgttaggttcaaatttgaactaataacaactaatcatctgtgatttgttgtgaaaatgttgtaaaaatgttgcgGACATAGCATCTCTCTTTTACAAATGGAGTGATttaacccctctctctctctctctctctctctctctctctctctctataaatatatatatatctctctctctctctctctctctctatatatatatatccttattAATATGAGACTAGTAATTTGGAAGGGGCAAATTTACCCGTCATTAtcctattatattatatattgagATCCTATTATAgtatatattttcaattgagtttaaattctttataaaatcttttatatttataccATTCATTTGATACTTGACATATCATAATTTCTTTTAGTGTTAGTCTGGTAGAATAAATAGTTTCAtaataaatacaattataataaatgttcattctaaaaaaaaatcataataaatgcttattaataactaccataattatcaagttttatttttagaaagaaaaagagtaaagtgaatttcattttttttgaaaattttgttttagagtTACCGAAAATGCTAAACTATATTAGCTTGAACTATTTAAAATTCATCGCCTTTTCGAATCAAATATCCTAATATTGAAAATGATTTAATTAAGTTtgattttcaccaaaaaaattctaattaaaaaaggGTATTAATAATGATTCtcttatttctatttttgaatattaattaattgtgtTATCAATTGAGAGTAatcatttttctatataaaaaaaaaactaagttaaCACAATAAATGTTAAGAAGtctttaaaacttatttttattgtttcattaaaattttttgtttgacaATTCGGTAGTTGggggtggatttttttttttgtttcactaaagtttttttatttgttcatttCACTACGTTTTTTGGTTGTCAACCAGTTAAATTACAAAGTTtttgataattattttattaaaataaaaaagtaaaagataaaCACCAtaaatgttttgaaaatgtacatTATATAAAGAAGTTTTCATAAACAAgtctaattaaattatttttcttaaaaaaaaaggtctaattaaattatgacacaaaaaattttgggactaaaacGACGTGTAGCCTAAAGAAAGCACTTTACGAGAGTATGTTTCGGAAACACTGTTCAACTTGAACACTTCTATTTCAGTACTTTTTttcccaaacaaacacacagTCAACTTGTTCAGGAATCAGGGCAGACTCACTCACGTGTGCGACTTGTAATGGTCCCACGTTACAAATAAAAGTACTCGTGTTCCTAAATTATTGGACCGTGTATGCACGCGCCGCGTGGGATTCAATCTTGAAACTCAAACAGGTTACTCACACGAATATCACTTATGTTATAACAGTACACGACCAAACCCAAAGTActgtttataaagaaaaaaaaaaaacatgaaatctTCTCAGTCCTGCACTTCGGATTTCTCAAAGCACAAGAAACAGAgaaatttgttgtttatttttttattataaaaataaagatttcccagaaatattttttttttgggggtaaaaaTTCACTGAAAGTGTTTTTTAGTGTGTACTCTCTAGTTCTACTCAACCACTCTGtgaaaataatagtttttaaatTCTTAGGGGCCCATTAAAAAATTCCCATTCAatataggaaaagaaagaatttttttgcACTATTTAGATAATCAAAGGCCTTTTCCCAATCCAAAGAGACTACTTTCAACATGCTTTGCTTGGAGCAGCAGAATCAGACCCAGGATCTTCTTCCTCTCAAGCGGAGCTTCAGTGATATGAATGAATCTGATCATGATCTTTCTGTCCAAGAATCACCCTCTTCTTCAAGTCCCAAGTGCATGAAGCCCAGAGGGTTTGTTtctgctttttttctttttcttgtttttgaatcttgatgatgatgatgatgatcaatTTGTGTGTTTTGAGACTTTAATAATGTGTGAatatgtatgtgtatttttTGGGTTGTGTAGGTACCAATTGCAAGTGTTTGAAGTTGCAAAGAAGAGGAACACCATAGCAGTGTTGGAGACAGGTGCTGGCAAGACTCTGGTAGCCGTTATGCTTATCAAAGCCATTGGTGAAGCTATCAAGTCTAATGGCCATAAAAAGTTGATTGTTTTCTTGGCTCCCACCGTCCATCTTGTTAATCAggcatggttttttttttaataaaaatttatttcctttttggTACTCTTTTGAATTCTTTCTGTCCTTTAATGAAGTATTTCTCTTCAATTGTTGAatgaaaagaatgaattttagTGCTAATAAAGTATACTTGTGAATCTACATGTAATGTGGCTAGTTGATTTATTCACATACTGAAACAAATGGGTTTTCTGTCTGCAGCAATTTGAGTTTATAAAAAACCATACAAATATGGAAGTGGGGCAGTACTACGGAGTCATGGGAGTTGATAATTGGGGCTTAGAGACCTGGGAAAGGGAAGTTAATAAGAATGATGTAAGGTTGATTCTTAAATAGCTCCAAGTATATTAATGATTATCTGTATACTGAattatttctttatgtttttatttgggCAGTTCTAATTTCTACTTCTTAATGGCATGTTACTGTTAAAATCTCAGTTTGAGCTTCCTCTGTTTTAATTgttgctttaattttctttctttatgcaCTTTTATTTGCTCTGGCTTTTAGCGTTAGTAAGTTAGTTACTATttcgtgtatatatataaaaaaagagttagTTACTATTTCCTATATTGCTTGTTTAGTCATTATTCATCACACACCAGTAAGTTGATTGTCTCTGAGAACTCCAAATTGGTGCTAgtttaacaatatatttatgtagtcaaagttaaaaaaaaaaaaaaaatcaatcttccCTACTAATTATTACATGGaaataattttcctaaaatcCTAGGTTTAAATTTCTATTCACAAGTTACCTTTGCTAGTATTATGTTAATGCAAATTCTTTATGTTATCTTGTAGGTACTAGTAATGACACCCCAGATATTTTTGGATGTCTTAAGAAAGGCATTCTTGAGTCCAGAAGTAGTATGCTTAATGATAATTGATGAATGTCATCGTGCTACTGGTAACCAtccatatacaaaaataatgaagGTGAATATctattattttccatttttgttgttgcacacCATCTTAAGCTGatttttcattcttatttttatgaACATCTCAATAATTGTGTTGTTTTGGTGAAGGAATTTTATCACAATTCTAATAACAAGCCAAAGATTTTTGGAATGACGGCATCCCCTGTAGTTAGAAAAGGTAAGATATTGTATACTGCTATGTCATTGGCTACGATAGgttggtccttttttttttttttttttgcctttaaaTGATGTACTTTGTACTGTACATGTCTAGATGTGCTTCATGTGTACAGTTCAGTGCCATTAGTACTtaaatgttaagtttcattaaattttctctctggGGAGTTAAGGTTAAGGCTGATTAGAACTGGAAAGCTAATTAGCTTAACATAAGTTTTTCTGCATAGAGTTTGAAGTTTCTTTGTATGGATTGTTTGGCTGCCATTGAATGATTAGCGTATTTTAAGCCTTTTCCAGTTAGTCTGTTGTGGTCTAattattttgctttttcttaTCTTTATGCTTGTGTTTAAGAAATGCTATACAAGGCCCATTGCTAAATGTTTATTATCAAGTGTCTAGTTATCAGATCTGTCGTTatattaaaaatcatttttgcaTACTTTTACTTACAAATGTGTGTAGCAGGTGTCTCATCCATCGTGGACTGTGAGGGTCAAATTTCAGAACTAGAAAATATCTTGGATTCCCAggtattttacaattttaatagTGATGATTCTGCACTTATCATGGATTAAACTCAAGTATTGATCCTTTCTGGGTTAGATTTATACTGTTGGAGACAGGGAAGAGATTGAAGTGTATGTGCCCTCTGCAAAAGAAACTTGTAGATTTTATGACCAAGCACTGTTTCCCAGTTTGGATTTAAAGGGGAAAATAGAGGCCTTGTGTTCCAAGGTATTTCTGGGCCATTTAATACACATATTCATACATATACATACCCATCCCATCCatgcttatatttttatttttaaacagtaAACTTGTCAGGATACTAATAAAAGCTTACCTGCATTGACAGTTTGATGCGTCCTTGTTAGAGTTGCAAGGGTCGTTGCAAAGTAATTACAAGGATACGGATGATAAATTTAATATGCTGCGAAAGCGTTTGTCTAATGATCAGGCAAAGGTTTTGTATTGTCTGGACGACCTTGGACTCATGTGTGCTTATGAGGTATGCTAGGACTCTATATTTAGAATAAAGAGTAGAGGAGAGTTGTGTCTTAAAAGGAaagatacatacatacatacatatgttATCTTTATTACACCCTTGTCCTTGGGTTCCCTCCAACTGTATGACATTCAAGCAGCTCTTGTTGCAGACCTCATAGCCTTAGTAAAGGATAACTATTGTTTATGATCATACCTTTGGTTCTAATTTCATTCTTTCTATATGATGTTACatattcaccaaaaaaaatgttattatttattcttttctatATGAATACAGTCAAAGGGTCACTAAAGCTTTCGATGGTTTCATGGTCATACCTTTCtcttctaatttaatttttctgtaTTATGTTATTTGGTTTGTAGGCTGTGAAAGTCTGTCTAGAGAATGTTCCAATCAGCAATGCAGAGTGTGAAGTTTATAGAGAAAGTTACTTTCTGTGTAAACGTTTTCTTGAGGAAGTCTTGTGTATAATTGGGGAATCTTTCCCACATGGTATGCTGCTTGGAATATTTCTTCTTTATTCTTATCCTGGTTTAAGCAGTATCATaacgtttatttttttttatttttttttgcaccTTTGTACTGCAAActgattttgtttctttgttgtgTACCTATGGTTGTGATACATCATGTCCAAGGCATTTGCACTACTGTCAAAATTTCTGATTTTGTTACTCTGTATGTTAATACCCAGTCACAAATGTACTTTTCTTCCCATCTTCCCTCACCCATAAGTTGTAACAATTTAATTCGTATTACAATGTGGCGTAAATCAACAATTTTCTGACAAGATTGTATTTTCTATTTGTTGGGGCAAAAGTGGGAAATGAATTACTGAACCTATTTTTACTTGGTGCAATTTAGTTGTTAGTTGTTAGTTGTTAGTTGTTAGTGGTATATCCTGTTAGTTGTTAGTTGTTATGGTATCTCATTATTTTGGGGTTTATTTTTTCGCTCAATGCACCTTTTATATGGCCATATGctaatatatttcaaattaaaatctgTTATGTTATGTTTCTGGTTTAAATATGATATTTCTTATTGATAATATCTTTTTTGTCTCTTTCAGGTTATGAAAATCTTCTGGATTTAGGGTCTGGTTATTTAAAAGCAGTAGATTTGGGCTATGTATCTCCTAAACTACATGAACTTCTTCAACTTTTCCAATCATTTGGGTAATTTAACTACACcagttaatttttgtttataatgtTATGTGGTTGATATGCCATCATATTTTGTGGTTGCAGAGGAGCTGAGCAAGTACTGTGTCTCATTTTTGTTGAGAGAATTGTTACAGCTAAGGTAATTGAGAGATTCATGAAGAAAGTTACCTATTTATCGCATTTCACGGTTTCATATTTGACTGGAAGTAACACATCAGTGGACTCGCTGCCGCcaaaaaagcaaaaggaaaCATTGGAGTCATTTCGCTCTGGCAAGGTGTCTAATCTTTTACATATAGAATTTGAATTATTAGAAGTTCTGTTATTTGAAACCCCAATTCTAAATTAGCAAACCCTTCTATGTAGGTCAATTTATTATTTGCTACTGATGTAGTTGAGGAGGGAATTCATGTGCCAAACTGCTCTTGTGTGATACGTTTTGACCTCCCCAAGACAGTCCGTAGTTATGTCCAATCTCGGGGACGAGCTCGACAGGATAACTCTCAATTTGTCATGATGTTGGAGAGGTGAGGACTCCTCTTTGTTGTTAGCCTTTACATAGTTTCTGTTTCTTGAAATtcagaagatttttttttttttgttgctatttttAATCTCAAATATATTGTTGCTCTAACTATGCATATATCTAAAGgggaaacacaaaacaaagggATCAACTGTTTGACATAATTAGGAGTGAGCGTTCAATGACAGATACAGCCATGAATAGAGACCCTGATGCACACATTCTGAAGGCATGTACTACTGAGGAAGTAAATGCATATCATGTGGAAGCAACTGGGGCCTCGGTTACTGCAGATTCTAGTGTCAACCTCATTCATCGATATTGTGAAAAACTTCCTGGTGACAAGTATGGATATGTCTTCCTTGTAAATTGATTAGTTATACTTAATAtaatttccaattttattttatgattctaTTCATTAAATCCAGTTATCTCTTATTCAGTCATAATTTGTTACTGTTTTAATTAGGTACTTTGTCCCAAAGCCAAAATTTCATATTTCACTTATCGAAGGGTCTTATGAGTGTAAAATGACATTACCCCCTAATGCGGCTTTTCAATCCATAGTTGGTCCCTCAAGTAGGAATTCTCATTTAGCAAAACAGCTTGTTTGCTTGGAAGCATGTAAGAAGTTGCATCAAATGGGTGCTTTGGATGATCATCTTCTCCCATCTATCAAAGAGCTTCCAGAGAAAAATCTCATTGCAAAAAGCAAAGAATCAGCTTCGGGTGCAGGTATGTATATGtgaccaattgatttttggttgttAGATATGTAGTGTTCACAAAATGGTTCTGTAGTCCCTATTTAAGGTTAATTGGGGTAGTAGATATATTGAAAGACATGCATTTCTATTTGAATTTGACCCAATCTAGAATATGTTGGAACAATAAAGCAAGCCTTGGTAAACTACTCGTTTACAAGTCAATTGTCAACTTGTgatgttatttttataaaaaattacttgttGATAAATTCTTTGTTCTCTTATTTTGCCTTtgtatgtgcaaaaaaaaaaaaaagatttagcaATGTTGATACTTTTCATGAGAGAATACTTTTGATCCTGAAGCAACATGTTAAAAATATACATCGGTCTGATGCTTTGGATGACTTCATGGTTTATTTTTGAGTTACTTTTGAATTCAACTGCAGAAAAATATACATTAGGTGTCTGAGTTTATATGTTGtgcattttgtttttgtatcaTATCTGGCATGTGCCAAggcattttatttttctccttttattttccttatacCTATTATTTTGGTGTTCGAAGGCACAACAAAGAGGAAGGAGTTACATGGGACTACTTGCATTCGCGCGCTGGGAACTTGGGGAGAAAAAGTTGATGGAGCCATTTTTCAGGcctataaatttgaatttttatgtaatATCCCTGGAGAGCTTTATTCTGGATTTGTTCTTTTGCTTGAGACAAAGCTCGATGATGATGTGGGAAATATTGAATTGGAGCTTTACTTGGTCTCAAAGAAGGTTAAGTCTTCTGTATCTTTTTGCGGGCAAGTGCATTTGGATGCAGAACAGGTGCACACATCAGcttgttaattaatttatcattcttgttcttttttgggAATATTTCTTCTAATTCCATGCTGTCCATTATTCCTTATCAGATGACAAAAGCAAAGTGCtttcaagaatttttctttaatggttTGTTTGGGAGACTGTTTTTTGGATCTAAATCAGCTGGAACATGCAGAGAATTTTTACTTAAGAATGAAACTAGATCACTATGGAGCCCATCAAACATGTATTTGCTTCTACCTCTCGAAACATTGAACACTTCAAGTCCTGAGCCTTGCCAAATAAATTGGATAGGCATCAATTCTTGCATTTCTGCGGtagaaatcatgaaaaaaagATCTTTGTTGGGTGCTGAACATTGTAATGGTGAGAAAGGAAATTTATCACCTTATAAGAATGGTTCATGCAGCACTAATGTTATCCACTTTGCTTATAGTATGGCTGACACAAACAATCTCAAAGATATGGTAGTTTTGGCAATTCACACTGGAAAAATCTACTCTGTTGTTGAGGTTGTGAATAATACTTCTGCTGAGAGTCCTTTTGATGGAAACACTGATAGTGCCTCATCAAAATATATGACATTTTCAGAGTACTTCAACAAAAAGTAGGTGATTTCTTATCCTGAATGATGTTTTGTACTTATTGtgtattttcttctttggattCCTCTATATAGTTCCATAGATAACGCCTGTCCTGATCAGGTATGGGATAACGCTGATGTATCCAGGACAGCCTTTGTTGCGGTTAAAGCAAAGTCATAACCCACACAACCTTCTTGTAAACTTCGATGAGGAAGGTTTGTTAATTTGAATGCTTGAGCTTTGTTGCAACATATGTAGTGCACATTTCTGTTTATAGGTATTCAGGTCTTTTTTTCCTGTCCTTTTGGCAAATTTATATGCTAGTTATGCTTTCATAATATTTAGCCTTTGTGAAGAAAGatgattttatttcatttttccaacTTTGATAATCTAATTGAAACAATTTAGCTGAACAATGCATATTGTCACCCTAATCATCCATTATCAACACCCCTCAACTAAGTCATGGCTTTCAGCTTTGTCTACTACTACTATGATTCCCAGTTCTCATAGGGTAGACTAGATGGGAGAGAATTGGGGTTGGGGTAGGGAAGAGTTTTTAGTTGGATAAGATAGTTACAGACGGAGTATATGGAGATCTCTCTATGTGGTACACCATGTTCAATTGGAAAAGGAAGCGAAAAGAGAGTCAGGTTAGGCATTGCTAAACACTTCTCTCAAGTTTAATTTAAGGATCTTGATAATTGACCGGCATGTTTTATAAAACAGGTTGCAGTCAACTATTAGTTCCCTATTTCTATAGTGTAATAGAATCCGGCTTAGAAGCATGCCCAGTAAGGAGGGGGAAAAGGGAAATTTCATGAGCATGTGTCGGCATACAAAAATTGCACACATTTTATCGTCTTAGATGAGGGTTTTCCCCTACCGGTTGGGTGTATTACACAAGTTGTTATTGTACAATTATTAGATGGATGTCTGTTTCTAGTTCTTTTAATAAAGTTCTTGAATCTGATTTAGTAATGCTGTGGAACTTTGTGTATATATCTAATATTTTCTTCTGATTAAGCAGGCACTACTGGTAAGACATTGGAAGCAGGTGTGCTTGTCAAAAAGGcacaaatgcatgttcatatgcCTCCTGAGCTTTTAATCAGGCTTGATGTTTCCAGAGGAGTTTTAagatcattttatttattaccaTCTGTGATGCATCGGCTGGAATCCCTTATGTTAGCCAGCCAGCTTAGAGAAGAGATTTGTTGTTCTAGCAACTTTCGTATTTCAAGCGCTTTGGTCTGTCCTATTAGTTGGTTATTCTCTTGATTTGTCTATGTTCTTTTGAATCATACAGTTATGATTATACTAATCAAGATCTTTTGTGAATAGATTCTAGAAGCTCTTACAACGCTAAGATGTTCTGAGAATTTTTCAATGGAGCGTTTGGAATTGCTTGGTGATTCGGTTCTAAAGTATGCAGTGGGTTGTCACCTCTTTCTTAAATATCCTAAGAAGCATGAAGGGCAATTAACTGATATACGTGTACGGGTTATTTGTAATGCAACCCTACATAAATTGGGAACAGATCTCAAATTACAGGTATTTAAACATATATCTCCTTTCTATGGCTATCATCTCTTTAAGTGGCTTTATTAGGCACATCATGGTGCATATGAATTAAAACTTCATGATCTCTCTTTAATAACAGTATGCatagtatcaatttttatatagTTGTATCAGAAAATTGATGAACTATACCTTTTCTTTTCCACTTGTGCTGACTCAGTGGTTTTCTTTGCTTGGCGTGGACTCCAAGCAAGCCTAGGTGCTGATTTCTAGGTTTCCtatcttttgttttcttgttttttttttatttattcttgcTGCATCGTTCTGGCTTGTCCTGCATTATATGCTGGTCCTCCTTCTTATGCTCTCCCCCATCTCCCCCCATCCAAACACAAAAGGGACACAAGAATTTACATGGTTCAACAAACTGTCTACATCCACGGAAAGGGAGGTGAAATCTACTATACTCAAGGAAGGTTACAACGCTCAACCTCTCAATCGCTCACTCTTGAGAGATTGGTCTATTCTCTTTTTGATAATGTAGGGACCTTCTTGAAGAAGAGCCCTTTGGACTTGATTGTAGCTAGTAAAACCTAAGGGCAATTGATCCCACCCACCAGAGTCAATTTCCTGGTCCAGGGGCATTCACTCTTGATGGGCTAAGAAGTTTATGCTCATGCCCAGGAGCAAGAATTCTCTGTTTTCTATCAGCCACACAACTTGCGTTGGACACATAGGTATCTTTTCAACCCCAAAGGAACTATTAGGCTACTCTAAGAAGAAAACCTTTCAATGTTCTTCTGAAagtcttcttctctctctattaGGGACCAAAACCTCCAAACCTTTACAACACTACTTATATATAAGAGTCCAACTTCACTTCCTTGATGGACTAAGTTTACAACATTTCTTCTCTGATAGGGATTTTAATTACTTCCTTGATGAGGAAGAGACTTTCCTTCCATATAAAGAagatccaaaaataaaaaatccaaaaaagaatattttgttaaattagaAATTTGAGATAATTTCTAACATTGTCCCTCCATGTCCACATTAAACATAATGATAAAGAAGTTGGTTTCCTTTGCCAACATTAGAGCAATATGTGCATGGATTGAGTCATTATCCATCTAACACAAAACATCATGGATTCAGTCATTATGGCATCTTGATGTTGTCGTTCAATCTACAAATGATCCGTATTCTCACCACTCCTCTTACACAACACAACAACATTGATTTACAATGATTATCACTTGCTTGATAGGATTATGTACGGTGAGAAATTTCCCTTTTCAGTCCATATATAGAAAGCTATTCTTGTTGGAGCCTTCTACTTTCTGATAGCCTTCCAGTTCCAGGGAAATCCAAGCTGGGGGTGCTTCTCATTAGGGGTGTACATGGTTTGGTGTGGCCAATTTTGGAACAGATTTTCCGAGCTGCACCATGTGGATCAGTTTTCTTAAACTTCAAACCGCTACCAAACGGTAGGGATCAAAATTCTGACTACATTGGCAGCCATTTCTATTGGTGCTGTAGTCGGATGCCAACTACTGGCAagaaaaagagggggaaaaGTTCTATACTGTTTCAAAAGCTCCAAAAAATGCATAACCATCAGAGTGAGAGTAACCCAAAAATTACAAGGAGTTCTCccacaacaataaaaaaaatttaacccaCAGCAAATAAAAAACCCACTGCATTTAGAATCTCAGATTCAAGATATGAAAAATTTTACCTTTTAGAGCAACTGCaacccattttctttttctgtgtTCTTGATTGATCAAAGCTAATCTTTTTGATTGTAGTCTGGAAGCTTTGCTCTTTGAGTTTGGCTGTGGGGTGATGACCAGAGTTTGAGGAAGGTAGAGATGGCAACCAGAGTTGGGGAAGATCTGAGTTGTTGAGGAAAGAGGGGGGGGCAATTGGATGAGGAAGAAAAATCTCGGGGGTGGGGTTTGTAGGGTAACtgaagggtttttattttttatatttttatttttatagagcAACTGCTATATATATGTGGCAGTGCAGTCAGCT
This genomic stretch from Castanea sativa cultivar Marrone di Chiusa Pesio chromosome 1, ASM4071231v1 harbors:
- the LOC142615226 gene encoding endoribonuclease Dicer homolog 3a yields the protein MLCLEQQNQTQDLLPLKRSFSDMNESDHDLSVQESPSSSSPKCMKPRGYQLQVFEVAKKRNTIAVLETGAGKTLVAVMLIKAIGEAIKSNGHKKLIVFLAPTVHLVNQQFEFIKNHTNMEVGQYYGVMGVDNWGLETWEREVNKNDVLVMTPQIFLDVLRKAFLSPEVVCLMIIDECHRATGNHPYTKIMKEFYHNSNNKPKIFGMTASPVVRKGVSSIVDCEGQISELENILDSQIYTVGDREEIEVYVPSAKETCRFYDQALFPSLDLKGKIEALCSKFDASLLELQGSLQSNYKDTDDKFNMLRKRLSNDQAKVLYCLDDLGLMCAYEAVKVCLENVPISNAECEVYRESYFLCKRFLEEVLCIIGESFPHGYENLLDLGSGYLKAVDLGYVSPKLHELLQLFQSFGGAEQVLCLIFVERIVTAKVIERFMKKVTYLSHFTVSYLTGSNTSVDSLPPKKQKETLESFRSGKVNLLFATDVVEEGIHVPNCSCVIRFDLPKTVRSYVQSRGRARQDNSQFVMMLERGNTKQRDQLFDIIRSERSMTDTAMNRDPDAHILKACTTEEVNAYHVEATGASVTADSSVNLIHRYCEKLPGDKYFVPKPKFHISLIEGSYECKMTLPPNAAFQSIVGPSSRNSHLAKQLVCLEACKKLHQMGALDDHLLPSIKELPEKNLIAKSKESASGAGTTKRKELHGTTCIRALGTWGEKVDGAIFQAYKFEFLCNIPGELYSGFVLLLETKLDDDVGNIELELYLVSKKVKSSVSFCGQVHLDAEQMTKAKCFQEFFFNGLFGRLFFGSKSAGTCREFLLKNETRSLWSPSNMYLLLPLETLNTSSPEPCQINWIGINSCISAVEIMKKRSLLGAEHCNGEKGNLSPYKNGSCSTNVIHFAYSMADTNNLKDMVVLAIHTGKIYSVVEVVNNTSAESPFDGNTDSASSKYMTFSEYFNKKYGITLMYPGQPLLRLKQSHNPHNLLVNFDEEGTTGKTLEAGVLVKKAQMHVHMPPELLIRLDVSRGVLRSFYLLPSVMHRLESLMLASQLREEICCSSNFRISSALILEALTTLRCSENFSMERLELLGDSVLKYAVGCHLFLKYPKKHEGQLTDIRVRVICNATLHKLGTDLKLQGYIRDSAFDPRRWVAPGQRSIRPVPCKCGVDTPEVPLDAKFHTEDPKVMIGSSCDKGHRWMSSKTIADCVEALIGAYYVGGGIIAALHLMKWLGIDAELDPSLVVEAITTASLRSYVPKDNEIATLESKLGYEFSVKGLLQEAITHASQQELGVGYCYQRLEYLGDSVLDLLITWHLYQCYTDIDPGELTDLRSASVNNENFAQAAVRQNLHQHLQHCSGLLLSQLTEYVKSISESHTDGSLQRPKGPKALGDMVESIAGAILLDTKLNLNEVWRIYKPLLSPIVTPDKLELHPFRKLNELCASLGYFIKEKFIKKGDMVHAELSLQLKDVLLIGEGYEGGKKIARGEAACRLLKELEKRGILFSRNASKKRKLDADHIDGSTASYMEIDVCDQLTDENLSELAINKKRKSTEDQVPPESTSFSSPTNDCSNKDRSPNSGTPVIATINTKKGGPRTTLFELCKKVQWPMPTFNSTENKSRSPIEFGEGSEIRNGFNSFVSRISLHIPKFGSMECTGDARADKKSALDSAALVMLYELERQGKLVIGGS